Proteins encoded together in one Vicinamibacteria bacterium window:
- a CDS encoding type II toxin-antitoxin system VapC family toxin codes for MAWAILDTNIYIGHWERGLYDEALAQVRQAFIVRHSAVVLSELRRGARTPTAQSVVENLLKRATVVWTPQAPDWWEAGLLIRELRDARGWHRSKRRDFQNDALIALTARRHGATVVTANRAEFQLLSQKLGVSVLSV; via the coding sequence GTGGCCTGGGCGATCCTCGATACCAATATCTATATCGGTCATTGGGAACGGGGGCTCTACGACGAGGCGCTTGCCCAGGTTCGCCAGGCGTTCATCGTTCGTCATTCCGCGGTGGTGCTCTCGGAGCTCCGCCGCGGTGCGCGGACTCCGACGGCCCAGAGTGTGGTTGAGAATCTCTTGAAACGAGCAACCGTCGTCTGGACTCCGCAGGCGCCGGATTGGTGGGAAGCGGGACTGCTTATCCGGGAGCTGAGAGACGCCCGGGGCTGGCATAGAAGCAAGCGAAGGGATTTCCAGAACGACGCTCTAATTGCTTTAACGGCTCGCCGACACGGCGCTACCGTCGTTACCGCGAATCGAGCGGAGTTCCAGCTCTTGTCGCAGAAGCTCGGCGTGTCCGTGCTTTCGGTGTGA